In one window of Nicotiana tabacum cultivar K326 chromosome 12, ASM71507v2, whole genome shotgun sequence DNA:
- the LOC107818143 gene encoding putative late blight resistance protein homolog R1C-3 isoform X2 — MSPDPIDVRDPVSILQRIENEHDWTGCEKNRTRAVKTELWFLGIFLRMKPDPLQMDIRSFMDDAGAQFLSDYYIILDGKEPHNFDANCSNVLAKIQHYKQSSRADISNLEISSSSPLSHELLVEFTENIVHNLKDLLIVCFGEPPALRAELFSMYSEVNDQMEVVEKELRALKNFVVFVGKICSAELQSCRQTFLRHAEHVVTLVAIIFFLYMPNLNDGKSVSLEFTDLLSGMLQKRIKPIEPQVRNIYTDVLRDLRSSNTPPMSSIEPAAGFINTLLHISDELRALCTLNKVQTETLLELLSTLRNILDELALTINIQDKMRVRFFRRVETLVIDTGVIVYSLYDSTKSKEDRDQDLLLLADKIQLVKKQIYLDIREGVQSHLPKNDVLGIFVFLLDSLKELLCSHSDSLASVKNQLDVVLEELQLFQPFLNGIAEKGNNKHDELQNLAKRITDKAYEVEYIVDSFVVGDIPLTYLTVWLSEILWEIKLINKELLKSSEMRMSEIASPAANEELVGFNDVRETIVGLLLGGSPQLDVVSIVGMPGTGKTTLARSFINDRSTKFHFSFRAECRVSQVYTRRDLLLSLLSDSNDEITDLSKLDDNDLASRLRKVLLKKGRYLLIVDDVWENNAWDDLKLCFPDDKNGSRIILTTRHQKVANYAKCVTDPLNLRLFNNDESWLLLQKKVFGTESPEGLRQVGQEIAKKCEGLPISVVLVAGLLARMDKTEQCWKQMELNLGERIQGNSKILIKLSYFDLPYKLKPCFLYFGAFLEDREIVVSKLINLWIAEGFIENEKEKYLEDIAEDYLEDLLGRNLIMETKKRSNGKIKACRVHDLLLEFCKEKAKEDNFLLWLKRDYDSVPPHFYSGKPMHRRLSFCSNQDDLAGWRPSCSHARSVLFREEIFRIFRLS; from the exons ATGTCACCCGATCCCATTGATGTTCGTGATCCGGTAAGCATTCTGCAGCGGATTGAGAATGAGCATGACTGGACGGGTTGTGAAAAAAATAGAACAAGGGCTGTTAAGACAGAGCTATGGTTTCTGGGTATATTTCTGCGCATGAAGCCTGACCCGCTGCAAATGGACATCAGAAGTTTCATGGATGATGCAGGAGCTCAATTCCTATCTGATTACTACATCATCTTGGATGGAAAAGAGCCTCATAATTTTGATGCTAACTGCTCTAATGTGCTTGCGAAGATTCAGCATTACAAGCAGAGTAGCAGAGCTGATATTTCAAATCTAGAAATTTCAAGCTCCAGTCCTCTGTCCCACGAACTCTTGGTGGAATTCACAGAAAACATTGTTCATAATCTTAAGGATTTGCTGATTGTTTGCTTTGGTGAACCACCAGCCTTGCGTGCTGAGTTATTCAGCATGTATTCTGAAGTCAATGATCAAATGGAAGTGGTCGAAAAGGAGTTGAGAGCACTCAAGAACTTTGTTGTCTTTGTGGGGAAAATATGCAGTGCAGAACTCCAAAGCTGCCGGCAAACTTTCTTGCGTCATGCTGAACATGTGGTTACCCTCGTAGCAATTATCTTCTTCTTGTATATGCCTAACCTCAACGACGGAAAATCTGTTTCTCTAGAATTCACTGATTTGCTTTCTGGTATGCTGCAAAAGCGGATCAAGCCTATTGAGCCACAGGTCCGCAACATCTATACTGACGTCCTGAGAGATTTGAGGTCGTCAAACACTCCTCCTATGTCCTCAATTGAACCGGCTGCTGGATTCATCAACACTCTTCTACACATATCAGACGAGTTAAGAGCGCTTTGTACCTTGAATAAGGTTCAAACAGAAACCCTCCTTGAGCTGCTTAGCACATTGAGAAATATTCTTGATGAGCTGGCGTTGACAATCAACATTCAGGATAAGATGAGGGTCCGTTTTTTCAGACGAGTTGAGACATTGGTCATTGATACTGGAGTTATTGTTTACTCGTTATATGATAGCACCAAGAGTAAAGAAGATCGAGACCAAGACCTCCTTCTTTTGGCTGACAAGATTCAGCTTGTCAAGAAGCAAATTTACCTCGACATCCGAGAGGGGGTACAGTCCCATTTGCCTAAGAATGATGTGTTGGGCATTTTTGTATTCCTTCTGGACAGCTTGAAGGAGCTTCTTTGTAGCCATTCTGATTCGCTTGCTTCTGTGAAGAACCAACTTGATGTGGTTCTTGAGGAgcttcaacttttccaaccttTCCTCAACGGCATAGCAGAAAAAGGCAATAATAAACATGACGAGCTTCAAAATCTTGCTAAAAGAATTACTGATAAGGCATATGAGGTCGAGTACATAGTTGACTCTTTTGTAGTAGGAGATATTCCTCTTACTTATCTTACAGTATGGCTTTCAGAAATATTATGGGAGATCAAGCTTATTAACAAAGAGTTGCTCAAATCCTCAGAAATGAGAATGAGTGAAATTGCTTCCCCTGCTGCCAACGAAGAATTGGTGGGTTTTAACGATGTGAGGGAAACTATAGTAGGTCTACTACTAGGAGGATCACCACAGCTAGATGTTGTTTCCATTGTCGGTATGCCTGGAACCGGTAAAACGACCCTTGCTCGAAGTTTTATTAATGATAGGTCAACTAAGTTTCATTTCAGTTTTCGAGCAGAATGTCGTGTTTCCCAGGTATACACTCGTAGAGACTTGCTGCTTTCCCTTTTGAGTGATTCTAATGATGAGATTACTGATCTTAGTAAATTAGATGACAACGATTTAGCTTCTAGACTAAGGAAAGTTCTGTTGAAAAAGGGAAGATACCTTTTAATCGTTGATGATGTGTGGGAAAACAATGCATGGGATGATTTAAAACTATGCTTTCCTGATGATAAAAATGGTAGTAGAATCATTCTGACCACCAGACACCAGAAAGTTGCTAATTACGCTAAATGCGTTACTGATCCCCTTAATTTGCGTTTGTTTAATAATGATGAAAGTTGGCTGTTACTACAAAAAAAGGTGTTTGGGACAGAAAGTCCCGAAGGGCTAAGGCAAGTTGGCCAAGAAATTGCCAAAAAGTGCGAAGGGCTACCTATTTCTGTTGTATTAGTGGCTGGTCTTCTCGCAAGGATGGATAAGACAGAACAATGCTGGAAGCAAATGGAATTAAATTTAGGTGAAAGAATCCAGGGTAACTCAAAGATTTTAATCAAATTAAGTTACTTTGATTTACCTTATAAATTGAAGCCATGCTTCTTGTATTTTGGGGCATTTTTAGAAGACAGGGAGATTGTGGTCTCAAAATTAATAAATCTATGGATCGCCGAGGGATTCATAGAAAACGAGAAGGAGAAGTATTTGGAGGATATTGCAGAAGATTACCTAGAGGATCTACTTGGAAGAAACCTCATCATGGAAACTAAAAAAAGATCAAATGGGAAGATCAAAGCATGCCGTGTGCACGATCTGTTGCTCGAGTTCTGCAAGGAAAAAGCTAAGGAAGATAATTTTCTGCTGTGGCTAAAAAG GGATTACGATTCCGTCCCTCCACATTTCTATTCTGGAAAACCCATGCATCGGCGATTGTCGTTTTGTTCTAATCAGGATGATCTTGCTGGGTGGAGGCCATCATGCTCGCACGCTCGTTCAGTATTATTCAGGGAG GAAATCTTTCGAATCTTCAGACTGTCATAG
- the LOC107818143 gene encoding putative late blight resistance protein homolog R1C-3 isoform X1, translating into MSPDPIDVRDPVSILQRIENEHDWTGCEKNRTRAVKTELWFLGIFLRMKPDPLQMDIRSFMDDAGAQFLSDYYIILDGKEPHNFDANCSNVLAKIQHYKQSSRADISNLEISSSSPLSHELLVEFTENIVHNLKDLLIVCFGEPPALRAELFSMYSEVNDQMEVVEKELRALKNFVVFVGKICSAELQSCRQTFLRHAEHVVTLVAIIFFLYMPNLNDGKSVSLEFTDLLSGMLQKRIKPIEPQVRNIYTDVLRDLRSSNTPPMSSIEPAAGFINTLLHISDELRALCTLNKVQTETLLELLSTLRNILDELALTINIQDKMRVRFFRRVETLVIDTGVIVYSLYDSTKSKEDRDQDLLLLADKIQLVKKQIYLDIREGVQSHLPKNDVLGIFVFLLDSLKELLCSHSDSLASVKNQLDVVLEELQLFQPFLNGIAEKGNNKHDELQNLAKRITDKAYEVEYIVDSFVVGDIPLTYLTVWLSEILWEIKLINKELLKSSEMRMSEIASPAANEELVGFNDVRETIVGLLLGGSPQLDVVSIVGMPGTGKTTLARSFINDRSTKFHFSFRAECRVSQVYTRRDLLLSLLSDSNDEITDLSKLDDNDLASRLRKVLLKKGRYLLIVDDVWENNAWDDLKLCFPDDKNGSRIILTTRHQKVANYAKCVTDPLNLRLFNNDESWLLLQKKVFGTESPEGLRQVGQEIAKKCEGLPISVVLVAGLLARMDKTEQCWKQMELNLGERIQGNSKILIKLSYFDLPYKLKPCFLYFGAFLEDREIVVSKLINLWIAEGFIENEKEKYLEDIAEDYLEDLLGRNLIMETKKRSNGKIKACRVHDLLLEFCKEKAKEDNFLLWLKRDYDSVPPHFYSGKPMHRRLSFCSNQDDLAGWRPSCSHARSVLFREVSDNTFSVMKNASYIFGSFKFLRVLDLEFVVVESFPTELNHLRYLAVQTTEDSIPSSIGNLSNLQTVIVKRTGDTAVHIPDTFWKLTKLRHVSIGDRASFDLHSTQESLDRCPSKLGNLTTLSSPYVSRAEDMERIVSRTPNLRKLKCIFAD; encoded by the exons ATGTCACCCGATCCCATTGATGTTCGTGATCCGGTAAGCATTCTGCAGCGGATTGAGAATGAGCATGACTGGACGGGTTGTGAAAAAAATAGAACAAGGGCTGTTAAGACAGAGCTATGGTTTCTGGGTATATTTCTGCGCATGAAGCCTGACCCGCTGCAAATGGACATCAGAAGTTTCATGGATGATGCAGGAGCTCAATTCCTATCTGATTACTACATCATCTTGGATGGAAAAGAGCCTCATAATTTTGATGCTAACTGCTCTAATGTGCTTGCGAAGATTCAGCATTACAAGCAGAGTAGCAGAGCTGATATTTCAAATCTAGAAATTTCAAGCTCCAGTCCTCTGTCCCACGAACTCTTGGTGGAATTCACAGAAAACATTGTTCATAATCTTAAGGATTTGCTGATTGTTTGCTTTGGTGAACCACCAGCCTTGCGTGCTGAGTTATTCAGCATGTATTCTGAAGTCAATGATCAAATGGAAGTGGTCGAAAAGGAGTTGAGAGCACTCAAGAACTTTGTTGTCTTTGTGGGGAAAATATGCAGTGCAGAACTCCAAAGCTGCCGGCAAACTTTCTTGCGTCATGCTGAACATGTGGTTACCCTCGTAGCAATTATCTTCTTCTTGTATATGCCTAACCTCAACGACGGAAAATCTGTTTCTCTAGAATTCACTGATTTGCTTTCTGGTATGCTGCAAAAGCGGATCAAGCCTATTGAGCCACAGGTCCGCAACATCTATACTGACGTCCTGAGAGATTTGAGGTCGTCAAACACTCCTCCTATGTCCTCAATTGAACCGGCTGCTGGATTCATCAACACTCTTCTACACATATCAGACGAGTTAAGAGCGCTTTGTACCTTGAATAAGGTTCAAACAGAAACCCTCCTTGAGCTGCTTAGCACATTGAGAAATATTCTTGATGAGCTGGCGTTGACAATCAACATTCAGGATAAGATGAGGGTCCGTTTTTTCAGACGAGTTGAGACATTGGTCATTGATACTGGAGTTATTGTTTACTCGTTATATGATAGCACCAAGAGTAAAGAAGATCGAGACCAAGACCTCCTTCTTTTGGCTGACAAGATTCAGCTTGTCAAGAAGCAAATTTACCTCGACATCCGAGAGGGGGTACAGTCCCATTTGCCTAAGAATGATGTGTTGGGCATTTTTGTATTCCTTCTGGACAGCTTGAAGGAGCTTCTTTGTAGCCATTCTGATTCGCTTGCTTCTGTGAAGAACCAACTTGATGTGGTTCTTGAGGAgcttcaacttttccaaccttTCCTCAACGGCATAGCAGAAAAAGGCAATAATAAACATGACGAGCTTCAAAATCTTGCTAAAAGAATTACTGATAAGGCATATGAGGTCGAGTACATAGTTGACTCTTTTGTAGTAGGAGATATTCCTCTTACTTATCTTACAGTATGGCTTTCAGAAATATTATGGGAGATCAAGCTTATTAACAAAGAGTTGCTCAAATCCTCAGAAATGAGAATGAGTGAAATTGCTTCCCCTGCTGCCAACGAAGAATTGGTGGGTTTTAACGATGTGAGGGAAACTATAGTAGGTCTACTACTAGGAGGATCACCACAGCTAGATGTTGTTTCCATTGTCGGTATGCCTGGAACCGGTAAAACGACCCTTGCTCGAAGTTTTATTAATGATAGGTCAACTAAGTTTCATTTCAGTTTTCGAGCAGAATGTCGTGTTTCCCAGGTATACACTCGTAGAGACTTGCTGCTTTCCCTTTTGAGTGATTCTAATGATGAGATTACTGATCTTAGTAAATTAGATGACAACGATTTAGCTTCTAGACTAAGGAAAGTTCTGTTGAAAAAGGGAAGATACCTTTTAATCGTTGATGATGTGTGGGAAAACAATGCATGGGATGATTTAAAACTATGCTTTCCTGATGATAAAAATGGTAGTAGAATCATTCTGACCACCAGACACCAGAAAGTTGCTAATTACGCTAAATGCGTTACTGATCCCCTTAATTTGCGTTTGTTTAATAATGATGAAAGTTGGCTGTTACTACAAAAAAAGGTGTTTGGGACAGAAAGTCCCGAAGGGCTAAGGCAAGTTGGCCAAGAAATTGCCAAAAAGTGCGAAGGGCTACCTATTTCTGTTGTATTAGTGGCTGGTCTTCTCGCAAGGATGGATAAGACAGAACAATGCTGGAAGCAAATGGAATTAAATTTAGGTGAAAGAATCCAGGGTAACTCAAAGATTTTAATCAAATTAAGTTACTTTGATTTACCTTATAAATTGAAGCCATGCTTCTTGTATTTTGGGGCATTTTTAGAAGACAGGGAGATTGTGGTCTCAAAATTAATAAATCTATGGATCGCCGAGGGATTCATAGAAAACGAGAAGGAGAAGTATTTGGAGGATATTGCAGAAGATTACCTAGAGGATCTACTTGGAAGAAACCTCATCATGGAAACTAAAAAAAGATCAAATGGGAAGATCAAAGCATGCCGTGTGCACGATCTGTTGCTCGAGTTCTGCAAGGAAAAAGCTAAGGAAGATAATTTTCTGCTGTGGCTAAAAAG GGATTACGATTCCGTCCCTCCACATTTCTATTCTGGAAAACCCATGCATCGGCGATTGTCGTTTTGTTCTAATCAGGATGATCTTGCTGGGTGGAGGCCATCATGCTCGCACGCTCGTTCAGTATTATTCAGGGAGGTCAGTGACAATACATTTTCTGTCATGAAAAATGCATCATACATATTTGGCAGCTTCAAGTTTCTTAGGGTGTTGGACTTGGAGTTCGTTGTTGTGGAATCTTTTCCCACTGAACTTAATCATCTACGGTACCTTGCTGTCCAAACTACTGAGGATTCTATCCCATCATCCATAGGAAATCTTTCGAATCTTCAGACTGTCATAGTCAAAAGAACTGGAGATACAGCGGTACACATACCAGATACTTTTTGGAAGTTGACTAAGCTGAGACATGTAAGCATTGGCGACAGGGCTTCGTTTGATTTGCATAGCACTCAAGAATCCCTTGATCGGTGCCCCTCAAAACTCGGCAATTTGACAACACTTTCCTCACCATATGTTTCTAGGGCGGAAGATATGGAGAGGATTGTGAGCAGAACACCCAATCTTCGAAAGTTAAAATGCATCTTTGCCGATTAA